One region of Gloeocapsa sp. DLM2.Bin57 genomic DNA includes:
- a CDS encoding WD40 repeat domain-containing protein: RFLASGSWDKTLKIWHVETGKLIRTLTGHSNWVNSVNYSPDGRFLASGSRDNTIRIWRVDRNN, encoded by the coding sequence GTCGCTTTTTAGCTAGTGGTAGTTGGGATAAAACTCTCAAAATTTGGCATGTAGAAACAGGAAAATTAATACGTACCCTAACAGGTCATTCTAATTGGGTTAACTCAGTAAATTATAGTCCCGATGGTCGCTTTTTAGCTAGTGGTAGTCGTGATAATACTATCAGAATTTGGCGAGTAGATAGAAACAATTAG